Part of the Polyodon spathula isolate WHYD16114869_AA chromosome 18, ASM1765450v1, whole genome shotgun sequence genome, ACCTCATGGTTGAGCAccattattgcaatcagctgtgctgcgtTGGAGGACtggctgaggtggggcagtgCACTGATTGTAGGGGCAGGGCTCGGCACTATTTAGGCTGTGGGGTTCTGCTATTTGGTCTCGCTATCCTGGACTGTGACAGTTGTGCTGCGTGAGCTCTGtgagtttttgttcttttgtttggtttgtttgttttatttacactcAGACTGAGGATTCCCAGACCGGCTGCCTGCGAGTCCTTTCCCCTGAGATCCTTGGGAGCTGCAGGAATTACTTGTCCTAACCCGAGCCATCTACTGTGGGGTGTGGATTACTGAAAACCCTGTGGCagtgtttatgttctgtttggactattttgtttttcattttaagcctctgcttaccatagctggtaacaaAGGCAGTTTCTTTTGTGGGAATTATCAATAAAAATCCAACCACAACTACGTGCTTCCTGTGTcacatcacttcctcccataacccaccacaATATTCCTTACAGCAAAGactataaaatactgaaatagaaGCAGGTCTAAACTCCAGACTGCTAACTTTTGTTCATAACGATAGAAGAGAGCCACAACCACTAACGCCAGTGCACTTTCTCATAGGTCAATGACTTATGTCATTGCCACTGCAGACATCCTTACAGTCAAACAACATCACTGTCAAACAAGGACAAATAACCAGAAGGTGGAAATAGCGACAGTGACTGATGAATAGCTTCTGGAACAGATGGCGAAAGGAACACTTACTGGAACCGTGGTCAGCTCACCACGGACACAGCGACGAAATCAAATGAAGGTGGGGGATTTAGTACTGATCAGCaaacagaaaaatgcaaaaacagatggcagagtttcattcatttaaatgaagatttttttccacttatctacacaccatactccacactgttaaggggaaaaaagtttatattgagaaaaaattacatattaaaaatacaaaactgaaagatcataattggctaagtctccacccccccaaaccccccctgagttaatacttggtggaagcatctttggcagcaattacagctgtgagtctattgggataggtctctaccaaccacacctagatttggcaatatttgaccattattgtttaaaaactgttcaagctctgtcaagttccttggggagcgctgatggacatcAATCATGCCACACagtttcgattggatttaggtcagaggtctgactgggccactcaaggacatttacctttttgttccatagtcactccagtgtagctttagctgtgtgctttggatcgacATGTTGAAAGATGAACTTtcatcctagtttcagctttcttgcagaggacagcaggttttcctcaaggacttccctctactttgctccattcatgttcccttctatcctgacaagtgccccagtccctgccaatgagaaacatctccataacatgatggtgccaccaccatgcttcacagtaaggatggtatTCATGGACAatgcgctgtgctgggtttgcgcctaacataatgctttgcatttaggctaaaaagttccattttaattttgtcagacAACAAAACATCTTCCAagtggttttttttgcatacttcaaatgggattcaaggtgggctttcttgagtaatggcttccttcttgccacactaccatacaggccaaatttgtggagtgcttaggatattgttgtcacatgcacactttgaccagtcttagacataaaagcctgtagctcttgcaaagttgccattggcctcttggtagcatctttgatcagtctccttcttgctcggtcatccagtttggagggacggtctgatctagtcagggtcttggtggtgccatacaccttcgtCTTGaacgtgctccaagggatattcaagacctttgatattttttatacccatctcctgatctgtgcctttcaacaactttgaccCAGAGTTCTTTTGCAAACGCCTTAGtggtcatggttgagtctttgctttgaaatgcactacccagcaaagggaacctacaggaactgctgaattaattctgaaatcatgtgaatcattacaatttaacacaggtggaggccacttaacttggtgtgtgattttgaagacgatttgtaacacctgagctaattaggattgctattacaagaggggtagacacttatccagccaagctatttcagtttttatttttaataaattttctacaaatttctagaatattattttcatttggaaattgtggggtaggatgtgtagataaatgaaaaaaaaaaaaaaaactattttaatgcattttaattccaggctataaagcaacaaaaggtaacattctgaaagggggtgtagactttctataagcactatatatatatatatatatatatatatatatatatatatatatatatatatatatatatatatagacacacacacacacacacacacacactaccggtcaaaagttttagaacacccccgtttttccagtttttattgaaatttaagcagttcaagtccattgaataacctgaaatgatacaaaggtaagcggtaaaagTTTAGgttactaaaaactaaaaaattatgtacatttcagggttatacaaaaaggcctttttcatgTTGttaagtaatgggttaacaactgacagctgttctgcagcaatggaagtaaattaagcctgaaagttgatgctaacagttcctacaggtgtcccaacttctGTTGATTACATACAAACCCTCTCagaatttgaaatcttcggttcgtcacgcagggtttttatacgccgtcgagtaggcgaaaggatggttcctcggtgtgtgacaccaactgtcaaacatagaGGAGGaaacgtgatggtctggggctcttttgctggatccagagtcgacgacttgcacagagtgagtggcaccctgaaccaaaacggctaccacagcattttgcagtgccatgcaataccctctggtatacgtctagttggtcaggggttcatcctacagcaagataatgacccaaaatatacctccaggctatgtcagaactaccttagaagaaaagaacaagatggtaggcttcaaatcatggaatggccagcacagtctccagacttaaaccccatcgagctggtttgggatgaactggacagaagggtgaaagcaaagcaacctacaagtgcaacacatttgtgggaccTTCTGCAACAGAGTTGAGAAGAACTTTCCGatcaatatttgatttccattgaggaaagaatgccacgagtgtgttcggctgttatatctgcaaaaggtggctactttgatgaatcaaaaattttgattaaattttgttaaacaaaacgattccgtgatttattttttatatccaattgtttatttgttctatgctctAATTTCAGCGTGCAtcgagacattaaactgcgtaaatttcaataaaaactggaaaaattgaggtgttctaaaacttttgaccggtagtatatatatatatatatatatatatatatatatatatatatatatatatatatatatatagtggcttgcaaaagtattcagacccctgaccaattctctcatattactgaattacaaatggtacattgaaatttcattctgttcgatattttattttaaaacacttaaactcaaaatcaattattgtaaggtgacattggttttatgttgggaaatatttttaagaaaaataaaaaactgaaatatcttgcttgcataagtattcaacccccacacattaatatttggtagagccacctttcgctgcaataacagctttaagtcttttggggtaagtatgtaccagctttgcacacagtgtcggagtgattttggcccattcttcttggcagatttgctccaggttgttcaggttggttggacgacgcttgtggaccgcaattttcaaatagtgccacagattctcaatgggattgagatcaggactttgactgggccactgtaggacattcacctttttgttcttgagccactccaatgttgctttggccttgtgcttgggatcattgtcctgctgaaaggtgaatttcctcccaagcttcagttttttagcggactgaagcagattctcttgcagtattttcctgtattttgctccatccattcttccttcaattgtaacaagatgcccagtccctgctgatgagaaacatccccacagcatgatgctgccaccaccatacttcactgtagggatggtgtgtcttgaggcatgggcagtgttaggtttgcaccacacatagcgctttgagttttggccaaaaagctctatcttggtctcatctgaccacaaaaccttttcccacatcacagctgggtcactctcatgctttctggcaaactccagacgtgctttcagatggtactttttgagtaacagcttctttcttgccaccttcccatacaggccagtgttatgcagagctattgatatggttgactggtgcaccattactccactcccagccactgaactctgtagctccttcaaagtgattgttggcctctctgtggcttctctcacaagtctccttgtttgagcgctgagttttgagggacggccttttcttggcagtgcctgggtggtgtgatgcagcttccacttcctgattattgatccaactgtgctcactgggatatccaaacacttggatattattttgtaccctttccctaatctatgcatttgtattactttatctctaacttctgtagaatgctctttggtcttcattttccttcagattcacagccttaccaatgatccttcaacagtgaggtttttatccagaaaatgtgacagcaactttaattgtTCAGAGGTGgatgccaatggtaaggtaattgtgtcctcatttgggcaatttctttcatctgtgcaaactgggagcttccacagcacaggggttgaatacttatgcaagcaagatatttcagttttttatttttcttaaaaatatttcccaacataaaaccaatgtcaccttacaataattgattctgagtttcagtgtttaaaaataaaatatcaaacagaacgaaatttcaatgtaccatttgtaattcagtaatatgagagaattggtcaggggtctgaatacttttgcaatccaCTGTATAGATAATGACATCGGAAGTCTTTGGCAGCGTGTTTTGGATCTAGCAGCATAGATgtggaagccccatccacatctATGCTGAAGGTTACTATCTCTTGAGTTaagtaattgttgctaatctggagatggtcacctgcattaAATTTCAGCAGCGTCGAAAGGTCATGAGAGCCAcccctcccaccccaccccccccaacaaAGCCTTCCTCACTTACCTCACTCTCTTATCTGAGCCTCTctcaggagtttaaaaaaaataaattaaacaggatCGTGAAATCaaattgcccagcctgaactgtgttttgtgtttgtgatttgttttgcttaaacttttattttcactctgtgtgtaaactgttttgttaaaaccttttattttttgcgtccagagggggaggagcccctgccgccttaaCAGCCAGAGGTgaaggagcccctgccgccttcatgGCCAGAGGTgaaggagcccctgccgccttcatgGCCAGGGTCTCCCCCTCCTGCCGTCtccgtcgcctcctgagggtccgcttgTGCTGTCGCCTCCCAGGGGTCCactgctgctgtcgcctcccaGGGGTCCGCTGCTTCCTTCGCCTCCCGGGGGTCCGCTGCTGTCGTCACATGGGGtctctgccagctctgcttcgccggGGTTCGAaaccagctctgcttcgcctggggttgctgccgtctctgcttcgcctgggttCGCTGCCGGGTCTGCTTTGCCTGAAGTCGCTGCCAGCTTTGCCTCGCCGggggttgctgagggctctgcttcatctggggtcactgcctgctctgctttgCCTTGGGTCGCTGAGGGCACTGCTTTgtctggggtcgctgagggctttGCCTTGCCTGGAGTCGCAACCagttctgcttcgcctggggtcgctgccaacTCTGCTCCGTCGGGGGCCGGTGCCACGCTCTGCTTCACTGGGGGTCGCTGCAAGCAATACTGTGGCTGGACCCCCACAAAGGGGAACTGCCGGCCATGaacagggagggggggggggtcaggagaaCTGCTCCCCCGCAACATTTTGGCTGCTGGatagtgtggctggagccccggaagagggaacTGCCATCCAAAAAGATGTGGGGGGTGAAGGACCTCCCTCCATGGCTGCCCCCATTGACACCTTGCTTCCCCTCTTCTGGAACTTTGAGACTGAGAGGGgagggccatgtgtgctttgcacaaaggGGGGGTTGTGTATGTAaaagggcgaggagccctgtacatgattgtttatttattttagaacggggtacccatCTGCTCCTgtgctatttattattttgtgtttgtattttgtattatgatttagtgtgtgtgtgtgtgtgtgtgtgtgtgtgtgtgtgtgtgtgcataaaaGTCTGCAGCTTTCGGCACTCTGGGGGGGTTGTTCGGAGGAGAGAACGGAGCAAGAGAACaggttaaataattaattaaacaggATCAGCGAAAGCAATCTGCCCAGtctgacctgtgttttgtgtttgtgatttgtttaaacttttattttcactgttgttatttgtattgaaataaaatgGCACCGCAGCTCCTTTACACTGCagcatttagtttgttttttgttcctgcattctggcctgacctCACCACTAAAGCCATTCCTGTCACAAGAACCGAAAAAATCGAGAAAGTATTTAgcaagttattttcatttttattcatgcAAAAGTTATTTATACATTCGGGCCATGCCAGAAAGAGTAAGTTAATGGGTATTGGTCAGTTTAATGATTCCTTAGGTCACTTATGTCTTGTGGTTATTGTACCATGATTGACAGTGCTATCTCCAATTGGGGACTCCAGAAGTTGATCTAGAAAATAATGAAATGGTATCTCTTTTAAATATTAACATCCAAGATATTAGtcagtatatatttagtttatatacATTATCTACACTTTAAAGCATAAGCATCAATGAAATACTAATATATTGTGTGCGATAATGTATTACAAACAATGTGCACGATAATTAATATTATCAAATGTTTGAGAGTTTGTTTCCAAACACAAAAATCATGTAATAAATTGCTCACAAACAATTATGGATTTGCAGCCTTTGACTGATCATTTATGTTCAGAACCCTCCTTCTGTGTGAACTGTGttgcacaatatatacagtatagtgaatACACTAGGTGgctgcatttgaacaaaaaaaagtaaaggcaGCTCTTAAAagtgtttgtctattttttttgtatgtgatttatcccagcgttttgtttacatgttgaaaTCCCTAGTTAACGGAGTTACAAGTATCCAGGAGACCCTGTTGTTTATGATTATTAGGGTGttatcttttttatattaagcGATGAAATGGTTGAATCGATTGTATGGAAATGTGTCGTTCTCCTCCTAATAACACCATTTGAATCaatctacatttttaaacaaggtataaatataaatacatgtatgacTATAttcatgttattaataataaatcagatAGCTAGCCTAATGTAAACTTAACTaaagtattcatgtttttaaaaattgttaaaaatgtaataacagtttattttatgtatgagaagtctatgtatatgtgtataagaTATCTAAAATGTGGTCCTACTTGGGAATGTTTGTTAGAATAGTAGATAAGTtgcatcacaaatacaaaaaaaaaaaaaaatcaaactaaaaaCTTCCTTTAAGATATACAGAGAGAAGTACAATATAAATGGAGGGATATACTttccattgcatataaatatgTCTTAAAATCAGCCTTCTAATGAAAAAAGAATGGAcgttaaacacaaaaaactacattttacttgATGGTAAGAGCTGACAAATCCAAAAAAGACGGGAATATGTCAGGTCAGGCCGCCACTGCACCCTCACCTGGCCGATGtcctgacaaggctttccagcacacactacTTAACTGGTATAGTAGGTGGGTTCACTTTAGACAATATGTGTAGTCACCAGTGGGTTACTGAGGATTCAAGCGTTATCTTAAACAGCCAAATACATATCCTTTAGAAGTTTAGAAAAGTCACTGTCATAAATGGATAAGATCTAAAAGTTCATGGATTGATTTGTTGGAAAATGCTTGAGTAATATATTATTAGTCTCCTCTCAATGATCTCATTACTACAGTTCCCCGAAAGGTATATGGGGTAAATTAAAAAGGGAGGTTACTATCTCATACACAACTTACTATTGTCATGCCCACGAGATATTATGTCCTTTGCAGGAGAAAGTaagtcaaattaaaaataaagggcacgctggacaagaaaaaataaagggcacactggccaaattaaaaataaagggcaTGCtggctaaagtaaaaataaagggcacactggccaaagtaaaaataaagggcATGCTGGCCAAAGAAATAAAATGGCACACtggctaaagtaaaaataaagggcACTGGCCAAAGAAATAAAATGGCACACTggctaaagtaaaaacaaagggCATGCTGGCCaaagtaaaaacaacacaaaagggcattggccaaagtaaaaacaacacaaagaatAATTCTACTTTGTATAAAATGAGTACCTTTGTTTGCTGACTGGTAGCTCTCGCTTTCGCTCTTAACTCTTCTCTTAACTCTTTTGCTCTGAGCCAGGAGTGGGTCTTTAatgctgtggctggagccttaattacctattaaacaattactttattaaggctccagccacattcccacaggctttatcaggatggggatttaaccccatccatgccaattACATTTTAGAAGACCGGCTTTTTGccggtttcaaataataaaaaaacaatgtcagACGGCTTTCGTCCGTCCGCACACTAacacatactaataataataatacatacatacatacatacatacatacattaatatgCACAAGGGGTAGGCACTCCGTCACATCCACAtatcaaacacatgtttttgtgtcattcaTAATAAAAGATAAAAGCAATAATGGTTATGacagttgtaaatatttgtacattttgaaaAGCACACAATCAATAACTTGTCTCACTCCAGATTCTAATTAGCTTTTCCAATTCATATATATTTCCATGAAAACAACCatggttgttctggttttagaTCTCATGTCAcctgttgtctgaagtgaacccacctaatgtaccagttaagcagtctgtgccttgtcagaacatggatCAGGTAAGGACGCTCAGTGGCAGCCTTACCTcacaatttcctgtctttttcagAAATTGTCAGCTTTTACCATCAAATAAAacatagttttttgtgtttaatacagtattgTTTCCACTTGTTTTATATTTAGCGTCTATTATTAATCTGTATGGTAATAAATAGATGCACTTCTGGGTGCACGTGCTCCAATACTGTATGGATAGGCAGTATTATATCTAATTGTTGTGAAATGAAAAAGGACGTATGACATATTATTTTGTTGGATTTTGAAGTTCAATGCTGATATACACTTGTTATCATTTTGACTTGCAATGgttatacaaaatgtaattactggAGCAATAACATTCCAAGGTTCCTGCAGATTAAGGATGTGGAAAAATAATGACTTTTAATGACTTTTCACAGTCATAATTACTGACTTTTGAATGACCTGGATCAAAgtgttatatcattaaaataggtGCATTGCCAAAGTCTACATATGCACAAGTCCAAGGTGATTATTCATTGGATTTCAAAGTTTTGATTTCAAgtataagaataaaaacaaactaaagacAACAAAATCATAACTGAATGCCATTGTTGTTCATGAGATTCTATCACTTGACTGATGGAtgtaacatcacactgtgcaacAACCTAACAACAGTGCTGTCTTATCATTACCAGTTTTATACATTGGCACAACTTGTCAGGTTTCCTGTTGCATCATTAAATCTACTAGCATTATTAAagtacataacattttaaaacatcaacaaAATAAGCAATGTCTTATATTGACTTTAAAGTGTTCAAGTCAAGATCCATGTAGGAGCACATACAAGtttcaataagaacataagaacataagaaagtttacaaacgagaggaggccattcggcccatcttgctcgtttggttgttagtagcttattgatcccagaatctcatcaagcagcttgaaggatcccagggtgtcagcttcaacaacattactggggagttgattccagaccctcacaattctctgtgtaaaaaagtgtctcctattttctgttccgaatgcccctttgtctaaactccatttgtgacccctggtcctagtttcttttttcaggctgaaaaagtcccttgggtcgacactgtcaataccttttagaattttgaatgcttgaattaggttgccacatagtcttctttgttcaagactgaacagattcaattcttttagcctgtctgcatatgacatgccttttaagcccggaataattctggtcgctcttctttgcactctttctagagcagcaatatcttttttatagcgaggtgaccagaactgaacacaatattcaagatgaggtcttactagtgcattgtacagttttaacattacttcccttgatttaaattcaacacttttcacaatgtatccgagcatcttgttagccttttttatagcttccccacattgtctagatgaagacatttctgagtcaacaaaaactcctaggtctttttcatagattccttctccaatttcagtatctcccatatgatatttataatgtacatttttatttcctgcgtgcagtaccttacacttttctctattaaatgtcatttgccatgtgtctgcccagttctgaatcttgtctagatcattttgaatgacctttgctgctgcaacagtgtttgccactccccctacttttgtgtcgtttggagcaggtcacccacgagtggagctcctgcttatccttttgaaaaagtttaaaaaacagttgtttaaagttttattttggaaaatttttggttcttttcatttatctaaagtagtggtgcaccttttagttaaagaattttaatttttgaacggttcttttctttaaaataagtgtttgtttgttttggtttgtttgtctccctgcacttgcattgtaagtgcaggggggcggccattttggatttttctttttgattgatttttatttttttccttctttgaattttaactttggtttctcacttttattttaggtgctttttgattttataattaagagcacattgtctagtttattttaaaattatttttgctttggaaaactgtttttgactttgttttaaaaatcgttttgttttaaaaatcccctgctcttgccttgggcagagtaggggaagggcaggcacttttgtctgccctgtttcttatttttattatatttttttgttgaaggtttttatttttaaaaaaagaaaacctttaactggatttatttattttgattatttctattgttttcattttatcccgttttattttcttgggtggggaataaaacaggataagttttaaaaaaaaaaaaaaaaaaaaaaaaaaaaaaatcattttttttttttttttcatttttgtttgtgcccctgtgctattggagcgcaggggtgcatgtgtgtgttttttgtttgttttttaaaaaaaaaaaaataaaaataaataaaaaaataaaaaaaaaaaatgatagtccttttttcctattttgttttgcgcacccctgcactattggagtgcaggggtgagtctgtctgttttttttgtttttgtttaaataaataaataaaaataaaaaaatttaaaaaatgagcgggcaagctcaagaagccccgataaagtgggcaaaggtggctgcagcggaaggtgcagcaccttttaaaaacattaccaggaggcacggagtccggtgcctcctgaaggactccctctcgattgagggctttgtcaaggccatggccaaggtggtggggccatcggcgatcgtggcggcctctaaaatgtacgggaaagccgtatt contains:
- the LOC121330499 gene encoding uncharacterized protein LOC121330499 isoform X2, which gives rise to MENGKLQLENKGYEVTERGGGAPAALTARGEGAPAAFMARGEGAPAAFMARVSPSCRLRRLLRVRLCCRLPGVHCCCRLPGVRCFLRLPGVRCCRHMGSLPALLRRGSKPALLRLGLLPSLLRLGSLPGLLCLKSLPALPRRGLLRALLHLGSLPALLCLGSLRALLCLGSLRALPCLESQPVLLRLGSLPTLLRRGPVPRSASLGVAASNTVAGPPQRGTAGHEQGGGGGQENCSPATFWLLDSVAGAPEEGTAIQKDVGGEGPPSMAAPIDTLLPLFWNFETERGGPCVLCTKGGLCM